From bacterium, one genomic window encodes:
- a CDS encoding class I SAM-dependent methyltransferase — MLKVVPRSWNEFWAYYFRVEHRHRIPEIFDWDRRLVDFIERVCHLEPPARILDLACGGGDQARIFAAKGYRTTGIDIAPSLIDFARRLFREARLEGEFIVGDMRDISYDQKFELCTILSGSFGFFGEEEDRRLLTSVRRALVRGGFVFIMYISPKYRSEHVRSWAKTEKGWDLYESWFEPETQCYRARTFLIQEDGTMIVPKPEPGYYADETIRCYTVDELKSMLAEAGLQYVGDYSSKELNKKSEGKAGASTSDIVVGRRV; from the coding sequence ATGCTTAAAGTTGTTCCGAGGTCTTGGAACGAGTTCTGGGCTTATTACTTTCGCGTGGAGCATCGGCACCGAATCCCAGAGATATTCGATTGGGACCGACGGCTCGTGGACTTCATCGAGAGGGTCTGCCACCTGGAGCCGCCAGCAAGGATTCTCGACCTGGCGTGTGGAGGCGGCGACCAGGCCAGAATCTTCGCGGCCAAGGGCTACCGCACCACGGGGATCGACATAGCGCCTTCCCTGATCGACTTCGCAAGGAGGCTGTTTCGTGAGGCGCGACTTGAGGGCGAGTTTATCGTGGGGGACATGCGCGATATCAGCTACGACCAGAAGTTCGAGCTGTGCACGATTTTGAGCGGCAGTTTCGGCTTTTTTGGGGAAGAGGAGGACAGGCGGCTGCTCACATCGGTTCGCCGGGCGCTTGTTCGCGGGGGCTTTGTTTTCATCATGTATATATCGCCGAAGTACAGGTCAGAGCATGTCAGAAGCTGGGCCAAGACAGAGAAAGGATGGGACCTTTATGAGAGCTGGTTCGAGCCTGAGACGCAGTGCTATCGCGCAAGGACCTTCCTGATCCAAGAGGACGGCACAATGATCGTCCCGAAACCAGAGCCCGGCTACTATGCAGACGAGACGATCCGCTGCTACACTGTGGACGAGCTCAAGTCGATGCTCGCCGAAGCAGGTCTGCAATACGTAGGCGACTACTCCAGCAAGGAGCTCAATAAAAAGAGCGAGGGCAAAGCCGGCGCATCAACCAGTGACATCGTCGTCGGCCGGCGAGTCTGA